Within Triticum dicoccoides isolate Atlit2015 ecotype Zavitan chromosome 1B, WEW_v2.0, whole genome shotgun sequence, the genomic segment NNNNNNNNNNNNNNNNNNNNNNNNNNNNNNNNNNNNNNNNNNNNNNNNNNNNNNNNNNNNNNNNNNNNNNNNNNNNNNNNNNNNNNNNNNNNNNNNNNNNNNNNNNNNNNNNNNNNNNNNNNNNNNNNNNNNNNNNNNNNNNNNNNNNNNNNNNNNNNNNNNNNNNNNNNNNNNNNNNNNNNNNNNNNNNNNNNNNNNNNNNNNNNNNNNNNNNNNNNNNNNNNNNNNNNNNNNNNNNNNNNNNNNNNNNNNNNNNNNNNNNNNNNNNNNNNNNNNNNNNNNNNNNNNNNNNNNNNNNNNNNNNNNNNNNNNNNNNNNNNNNNNNNNNNNNNNNNNNNNNNNNNNNNNNNNNNNNNNNNNNNNNNNNNNNNNNNNNNNNNNNNNNNNNNNNNNNNNNNNNNNNNNNNNNNNNNNNNNNNNNNNNNNNNNNNNNNNNNNNNNNNNNNNNNNNNNNNNNNNNNNNNNNNNNNNNNNNNNNNNNNNNNNNNNNNNNNNNNNNNNNNNNNNNNNNNNNNNNNNNNNNNNNNNNNNNNNNNNNNNNNNNNNNNNNNNNNNNNNNNNNNNNNNNNNNNNNNNNNNNNNNNNNNNNNNNNNNNNNNNNNNNNNNNNNNNNNNNNNNNNNNNNNNNNNNNNNNNNNNNNNNNNNNNNNNNNNNNNNNNNNNNNNNNNNNNNNNNNNNNNNNNNNNNNNNNNNNNNNNNNNNNNNNNNNNNNNNNNNNNNNNNNNNNNNNNNNNNNNNNNNNNNNNNNNNNNNNNNNNNNNNNNNNNNNNNNNNNNNNNNNNNNNNNNNNNNNNNNNNNNNNNNNNNNNNNNNNNNNNNNNNNNNNNNNNNNNNNNNNNNNNNNNNNNNNNNNNNNNNNNNNNNNNNNNNNNNNNNNNNNNNNNNNNNNNNNNNNNNNNNNNNNNNNNNNNNNNNNNNNNNNNNNNNNNNNNNNNNNNNNNNNNNNNNNNNNNNNNNNNNNNNNNNNNNNNNNNNNNNNNNNNNNNNNNNNNNNNNNNNNNNNNNNNNNNNNNNNNNNNNNNNNNNNNNNNNNNNNNNNNNNNNNNNNNNNNNNNNNNNNNNNNNNNNNNNNNNNNNNNNNNNNNNNNNNNNNNNNNNNNNNNNNNNNNNNNNNNNNNNNNNNNNNNNNNNNNNNNNNNNNNNNNNNNNNNNNNNNNNNNNNNNNNNNNNNNNNNNNNNNNNNNNNNNNNNNNNNNNNNNNNNNNNNNNNNNNNNNNNNNNNNNNNNNNNNNNNNNNNNNNNNNNNNNNNNNNNNNNNNNNNNNNNNNNNNNNNNNNNNNNNNNNNNNNNNNNNNNNNNNNNNNNNNNNNNNNNNNNNNNNNNNNNNNNNNNNNNNNNNNNNNNNNNNNNNNNNNNNNNNNNNNNNNNNNNNNNNNNNNNNNNNNNNNNNNNNNNNNNNNNNNNNNNNNNNNNNNNNNNNNNNNNNNNNNNNNNNNNNNNNNNNNNNNNNNNNNNNNNNNNNNNNNNNNNNNNNNNNNNNNNNNNNNNNNNNNNNNNNNNNNNNNNNNNNNCATTGCAACAGCCCACAAACATGCAATCCAATTCCTTCTAGTATATGCGCACTCAATTTGATTAAGCAATAAGTATCAAAAAGAAATCGCCACTGATTCAGAACTTGGTCTGAAATCCAGCACACCAGCAGTAGACTAAGTACGAAGCGTCATGCCAGCAGGAAAAAGAGAAGAGGCTAGTAAAAATATTCATCGTACGATTCGTAACATTGGTGAACCGCTGGTCAAAGGCCCTTCGTGgtagtcaaagggcaagatctcgtggtcaaccactccagggttaggcgggacgggggccctggggggggggggggtagcgaTGCGACTGGAGCGTCGCACctgcccctcatacatgcggggtggtgttgtggcatgtccgaagaggcagcacgcgtctccggggcatggcccctctcacggacggcgccgccgccagcacctggagggggaaacggacacatcgggtctacacggagggggaaACGAAATTAATGTGAACCTGTCATAGGAAATACAGTACAAAAGAACAGTGGTACATATAATAAACATATATTCCTCAATGTAACTGAAAAAAGCAGCAATTTACATTCATGCTTGCCCTAGAATATTGAAATCCTTTTCTTGGCTTCTGTCTTGCATAGAACAGCAAGCAATCACAGAGATCAGAGGGCAAGTCAGTTAACTGAATGAATGNNNNNNNNNNNNNNNNNNNNNNNNNNNNNNNNNNNNNNNNNNNNNNNNNNNNNNNNNNNNNNNNNNNNNNNNNNNNNNNNNNNNNNNNNNNNNNNNNNNNNNNACAACACTGACAAAGGAGAAGAATTGGAACACATCTATCTCATAGGAGCAGCTGCTCATCAGCTCCAAACAACAACATCGCAGGTTCAAAACAGCAGCTTGCAAATGTTCTAGTGATCATGACAACAAAACAAGCATAACAAAGTTCTTATTTCTCTGACTTCTCCCAGAAGTCATAAAAAgacacaaccacacacacacatCAGTCACAAGACATGATAAATTTCCAGAGTCCCACACATGATAGAACAAACACGTCCATGAAGCTTAAACACTTGATAAATGATAACTTAACAGCACGATACAGCCTCCTGAATCATCAGCCATTTGATGCCAGAATTTGTAATTGTGTTGTCGAAACCAGCCTCCTCCTACTCCTGCACATAGTCCTAAGCAATGCAATCGGCCCTCCAGCTTGCCTACATGCACCTAGGCGAGCATCTTATTAAGCCTTCTTGAAGCCGGCCTACTTATTTAACGACAGTTTCATCATTGTAAGATTGGGTGTAATCCACACAGGAGCAGGCCAGTTGGACCAAAGCTGAGGAAACACAAGGCTTTCCCAGCTATTATTACCCAAGCGAAGTAGTCCTATATCGCGACGATTATCCTTATGTTCAGTTATGTACTCATTATCGTCAGTAAAGTAGACACGATTTTCCTTGAGAGCAGGGCATTCTTTAGTGCTGAGACAGAGTGACTGGTTATGACCAAGAAACAGCACATGGCCGTGCAGGCAATCAATTTCCACAAGCTTCTTGGCAGCAACATCAACCTCATGTATTTTAATTCCTTTGGTGTGCAGTGTAAGTGATGAAATATCATCAGGATTACCACTATACACTTTCAATCTCCAAATAAGCAGCAAACCACCCCATGGAGCTTCAAGAATGTATGCTCCCTGAATCTCAAAATCGTCATCATCCACACCTATAATAATGTTCATTGTAACATCAGGCTCACTAAGATCAAAGGTGTGAATTTCTCCCATTAGAGTGACTGCATACAATAGCCCATCCTTGTAGGTGCAGTCAAAATAATTAGTGTGAGGTGGCAGCCAGGTCCACTTATCGTCCCCTACCCTTGCAAAGGATAGCTGACCAAACGGCATGTGGATGAGCACCACTATGTAGCTCCCTGTGGGTGTATCATAAAACAAAAGAGCCTTCTGATGGAAGACTTCCCTCAGGGCAGCTGGAGCAATTATCTTTGGAGGGCAGATAACTTGGTTTGCCGTGTGCCTCGAGTATGCATACTTGTGGACAGCACCCGAGTCATCACAAATGGGCTTCACGTGCTGCATCGTGGTCACTGAAGGGAGAGCAATCTGTTGACCAGTGAATGGATTGACAAGGTGCATTTCAGATTTCTCATCGACGGTGACCAGCAAGCCAAGAGAGGACCCAATCAGAAACCTACTGTGGAGAGGCGGCTCCGGGAGAGTTAACCNNNNNNNNNNNNNNNNNNNNNNNNNNNNNNNNNNNNNNNNNNNNNNNNNNNNNNNNNNNNNNNNNNNNNNNNNNNNNNNNNNNNNNNNNNNNNNNNNNNNNNNNNNNNNNNNNNNNNNNNNNNNNNNNNNNNNNNNNNNNNNNNNNNNNNNNNNNNNNNNNNNNNNNNNNNNNNNNNNNNNNNNNNNNNNNNNNNNNNNNNNNNNNNNNNNNNNNNNNNNNNNNNNNNNNNNNNNNNNNNNNNNNNNNNNNNNNNNNNNNNNNNNNNNNNNNNNNNNNNNNNNNNNNNNNNNNNNNNNNNNNNNNNNNNNNNNNNNNNNNNNNNNNNNNNNNNNNNGTAAACCCTCTTCTCCACGAGGCTGTAGAGACACGCAACATTCTCGCTGGAAGATTCAGAGCAGTAGAGCAGGCACGGCGTCTGGGGCTGCTTGTGTGTGCCAAGTTTGTGAAGGGCAGTGTAGGCAGAGCGCCAAAAGGTGCAGACAGCACCAGCACGTACGAGGTCAGGGATCTCAAGGGAGGCAAAGACACGCATCATGATGTCCTCTGGTAGCTCCAGGAGTGTAGTGCCTACTGTAGCCTCAGTCGGTGATGGTCTGGAGAGTACATGATCCCATCCACTGAGCCAACGGTCATTCGATGGCAGTTTCATCACCGTAAGGCTAGGTGTAAGCCACACTGGAGAAGGCCAGTTGGACCAAAGCAGAGGAGACACAAGGTCCACCTCGCGATTATTGCCCAAGCCAATTACTCCAATATCACGAGGACTACTCTTACGGTTTTTATTGTACTCNNNNNNNNNNNNNNNNNNNNNNNNNNNNNNNNNNNNNNNNNNNNNNNNNNNNNNNNNNNNNNNNNNNNNNNNNNNNNNNNNNNNNNNNNNNNNNNNNNNNNNNNNNNNNNNNNNNNNNNNNNNNNNNNNNNNNNNNNNNNNNNNNNNNNNNNNNNNNNNNNNNNNNNNNNNNNNNNNNNNNNNNNNNNNNNNNNNNNNNNNNNNNNNNNNNNNNNNNNNNNNNNNNNNNNNNNNNNNNNNNNNNNNNNNNNNNNNNNNNNNNNNNNNNNNNNNNNNNNNNNNNNNNNNNNNNNNNNNNNNNNNNNNNNNNNNNNNNNNNNNNNNNNNNNNNNNNNNNNNNNNNNNNNNNNNNNNNNNNNNNNNNNNNNNNNNNNNNNNNNNNNNNNNNNNNNNNNNNNNNNNNNNNNNNNNNNNNNNNNNNNNNNNNNNNNNNNNNNNNNNNNNNNNNNNNNNNNNNNNNNNNNNNNNNNNNNNNNNNNNNNNNNNNNNNNNNNNNNNNNNNNNNNNNNNNNNNNNNNNNNNNNNNNNNNNNNNNNNNNNNNNNNNNNNNNNNNNNNNNNNNNNNNNNNNNNNNNNNNNNNNNNNNNNNNNNNNNNNNNNNNNNNNNNNNNNNNNNNNNNNNNNNNNNNNNNNNNNNNNNNNNNNNNNNNNNNNNNNNNNNNNNNNNNNNNNNNNNNNNNNNNNNNNNNNNNNNNNNNNNNNNNNNNNNNNNNNNNNNNNNNNNNNNNNNNNNNNNNNNNNNNNNNNNNNNNNNNNNNNNNNNNNNNNNNNNNNNNNNNNNNNNNNNNNNNNNNNNNNNNNNNNNNNNNNNNNNNNNNNNNNNNNNNNNNNNNNNNNNNNNNNNNNNNNNNNNNNNNNNNNNNNNNNNNNNNNNNNNNNNNNNNNNNNNNNNNNNNNNNNNNNNNNNNNNNNNNNNNNNNNNNNNNNNNNNNNNNNNNNNNNNNNNNNNNNNNNNNNNNNNNNNNNNNNNNNNNNNNNNNNNNNNNNNNNNNNNNNNNNNNNNNNNNNNNNNNNNNNNNNNNNNNNNNNNNNNNNNNNNNNNNNNNNNNNNNNNNNNNNNNNNNNNNNNNNNNNNNNNNNNNNNNNNNNNNNNNNNNNNNNNNNNNNNNNNNNNNNNNNNNNNNNNNNNNNNNNNNNNNNNNNNNNNNNNNNNNNNNNNNNNNNNNNNNNNNNNNNNNNNNNNNNNNNNNNNNNNNNNNNNNNNNNNNNNNNNNNNNNNNNNNNNNNNNNNNNNNNNNNNNNNNNNNNNNNNNNNNNNNNNNNNNNNNNNNNNNNNNNNNNNNNNNNNNNNNNNNNNNNNNNNNNNNNNNNNNNNNNNNNNNNNNNNNNNNNNNNNNNNNNNNNNNNNNNNNNNNNNNNNNNNNNNNNNNNNNNNNNNNNNNNNNNNNNNNNNNNNNNNNNNNNNNNNNNNNNNNNNNNNNNNNNNNNNNNNNNNNNNNNNNNNNNNNNNNNNNNNNNNNNNNNNNNNNNNNNNNNNNNNNNNNNNNNNNNNNNNNNNNNNNNNNNNNNNNNNNNNNNNNNNNNNNNNNNNNNNNNNNNNNNNNNNNNNNNNNNNNNNNNNNNNNNNNNNNNNNNNNNNNNNNNNNNNNNNNNNNNNNNNNNNNNNNNNNNNNNNNNNNNNNNNNNNNNNNNNNNNNNNNNNNNNNNNNNNNNNNNNNNNNNNNNNNNNNNNNNNNNNNNNNNNNNNNNNNNNNNNNNNNNNNNNNNNNNNNNNNNNNNNNNNNNNNNNNNNNNNNNNNNNNNNNNNNNNNNNNNNNNNNNNNNNNNNNNNNNNNNNNNNNNNNNNNNNNNNNNNNNNNNNNNNNNNNNNNNNNNNNNNNNNNNNNNNNNNNNNNNNNNNNNNNNNNNNNNNNNNNNNNNNNNNNNNNNNNNNNNNNNNNNNNNNNNNNNNNNNNNNNNNNNNNNNNNNNNNNNNNNNNNNNNNNNNNNNNNNNNNNNNNNNNNNNNNNNNNNNNNNNNNNNNNNNNNNNNNNNNNNNNNNNNNNNNNNNNNNNNNNNNNNNNNNNNNNNNNNNNNNNNNNNNNNNNNNNNNNNNNNNNNNNNNNNNNNNNNNNNNNNNNNNNNNNNNNNNNNNNNNNNNNNNNNNNNNNNNNNNNNNNNNNNNNNNNNNNNNNNNNNNNNNNNNNNNNNNNNNNNNNNNNNNNNNNNNNNNNNNNNNNNNNNNNNNNNNNNNNNNNNNNNNNNNNNNNNNNNNNNNNNNNNNNNNNNNNNNNNNNNNNNNNNNNNNNNNNNNNNNNNNNNNNNNNNNNNNNNNNNNNNNNNNNNNNNNNNNNNNNNNNNNNNNNNNNNNNNNNNNNNNNNNNNNNNNNNNNNNNNNNNNNNNNNNNNNNNNNNNNNNNNNNNNNNNNNNNNNNNNNNNNNNNNNNNNNNNNNNNNNNNNNNNNNNNNNNNNNNNNNNNNNNNNNNNNNNNNNNNNNNNNNNNNNNNNNNNNNNNNNNNNNNNNNNNNNNNNNNNNNNNNNNNNNNNNNNNNNNNNNNNNNNNNNNNNNNNNNNNNNNNNNNNNNNNNNNNNNNNNNNNNNNNNNNNNNNNNNNNNNNNNNNNNNNNNNNNNNNNNNNNNNNNNNNNNNNNNNNNNNNNNNNNNNNNNNNNNNNNNNNNNNNNNNNNNNNNNNNNNNNNNNNNNNNNNNNNNNNNNNNNNNNNNNNNNNNNNNNNNNNNNNNNNNNNNNNNNNNNNNNNNNNNNNNNNNNNNNNNNNNNNNNNNNNNNNNNNNNNNNNNNNNNNNNNNNNNNNNNNNNNNNNNNNNNNNNNNNNNNNNNNNNNNNNNNNNNNNNNNNNNNNNNNNNNNNNNNNNNNNNNNNNNNNNNNNNNNNNNNNNNNNNNNNNNNNNNNNNNNNNNNNNNNNNNNNNNNNNNNNNNNNNNNNNNNNNNNNNNNNNNNNNNNNNNNNNNNNNNNNNNNNNNNNNNNNNNNNNNNNNNNNNNNNNNNNNNNNNNNNNNNNNNNNNNNNNNNNNNNNNNNNNNNNNNNNNNNNNNNNNNNNNNNNNNNNNNNNNNNNNNNNNNNNNNNNNNNNNNNNNNNNNNNNNNNNNNNNNNNNNNNNNNNNNNNNNNNNNNNNNNNNNNNNNNNNNNNNNNNNNNNNNNNNNNNNNNNNNNNNNNNNNNNNNNNNNNNNNNNNNNNNNNNNNNNNNNNNNNNNNNNNNNNNNNNNNNNNNNNNNNNNNNNNNNNNNNNNNNNNNNNNNNNNNNNNNNNNNNNNNNNNNNNNNNNNNNNNNNNNNNNNNNNNNNNNNNNNNNNNNNNNNNNNNNNNNNNNNNNNNNNNNNNNNNNNNNNNNNNNNNNNNNNNNNNNNNNNNNNNNNNNNNNNNNNNNNNNNNNNNNNNNNNNNNNNNNNNNNNNNNNNNNNNNNNNNNNNNNNNNNNNNNNNNNNNNNNNNNNNNNNNNNNNNNNNNNNNNNNNNNNNNNNNNNNNNNNNNNNNNNNNNNNNNNNNNNNNNNNNNNNNNNNNNNNNNNNNNNNNNNNNNNNNNNNNAAATACATTACTTCTTGGAACGAGTGCTACCAGAATTTTTCAACTTCTATGTAAAAGGCTGTTGCCAACATATATATTCAAAAAATAATAACTAGTGGTCAAATATGTTTATTACTCGTCTCATCTTTAGTTTTGGAAGGTCAGCTTTTTCCACAGGGTGACAAAACCGATGTTCAGGTGCAACCAATCGGTCTCCACTCACGCAAGAGTCAACTCTGGTCAATCTTTACAATACTTGTTACAAACTCATAGCATCGACTGCACAACACACCAGTACCAACAAGATCACGCAGCAGACTGAtcagtacttcctccgtcccataatgtaagacgtcttACATTATATGGGATGGAGAGAGTAGTTATTATGAAAGCCAAGATAGAGAGATATACATAGCCATGACCGTAGGCCAGGCCGCCAGGGTAATGGCCGGTATGAAAGGCACACATATGGAGAAGTACATATGTTTTCTTAACATGTAGGTACATACATAGCAGGTACAATACATGTGTTGACATACCCATGTAGTACATATTGTTTATTTGTAGTAGGAGTTTATATGTATATGTTTGGTCGTACCCGATATATATACTCAGACATTATATTTCAGATATGTATATGTATGTGTATAATTGTAAACCCCTCCATCATACGATGCAAACTCCGGCCTAGGGTCGTGGTGCTGGTGGTGGTATGCCGCCGTAGGAAGGTGGAATAGGTGGAAGTCCTGTGTAATCATCAGCTGAAAAGCAGACATATTTCACTATATTATTTGTGTGCTAAaaactctctgtgtgtgtgtgcgcgcgcgcgtgtgtgcgtgcgtgtgtgtgtgtgtgtgagagagagagagagagagagagagagagagagaaagagagagagagagagagtcacctAGTTTTCTACCAGCATCAACCTGAGAagccacaaggaagaagaagaagaatgcaacGAGCAGGTAAAGAGCTGAGTTTTGGACGCCATAGCTAGCCTTGGTTTCTCCTTACGCAAGCTGTTTGTTGATGCAAATTAAGGGGATGATCGGTGGATGTATTTTGTTGAAGGTGGCTGCTCTATCTCTCTGCAACCCCTATTTATATGGTAGCGCGCCTATGTGCCTGGACCTAGATCGTTTCCAGCCAGCACCCACCCTAGCTAGTGAACATACCAATCATGGTCAAGGTACCGGTGGAAACGGAACCTGTTGTTAGTGACTGGAGTGTTTGTATTACACCATTTTTCCAAGTTGAATAGTAATAGTTGCATTTGTCGATCGGGGCCTAGTCCTTTGTTTGGTACATGTTCAAACTTATCAACAAAGCTACACGAAAAACTAACGTGTTCGGCACGTCATATTATTCTTTTTAAGATTTAACAAATAATTTGAAAGTTATACTGATAACTGGGACCAGTGAGACCACATGTCAGGTAAGAATGTTTCTGTGACATGTTTTTATCCAGCGGACCGTCACGGCTCTCGGCATAGGTAACAGAAAATGACGTGTGAGCATGCTCACGGCTCTGTCAGTTGCGAACGGGCATGCCACGTGGCTTCTGTTTGCGGTGTGGTACTCTCGGCGTCTGCGCCGTTCATCGTGCGTTGTTTGTTCGCCGTGTGTCCGTGTCAGCAACGTCCAAGGTTGCCGAGTGTGACTATCGGCATCTGTATGTATGCCGAGTACCTATGTTTTGGCTCTCGGCGAAGAGACGAACACCCGGCGTATAGGAAAATTCCAGGTGCTTGACTGACCTAGTGTTCCTCCACAGCCAGTTGGTCTGGAATGACAGCTACATATTGGAAACAAACTtttcatctagcccagtgaccattCATCCGTTATGAAAAAATGTTTTTTTTCTTGTAAGAATTTTAGTGAATACTACTGGTCTTTGCACTAGTTTTCAGAAGAGAATGGTGACTCCTATTCGATGTGGCCAAGCTGACCATCAACATGTCCTAAATTCTATCTTAGTGGTATGTGCAATTTTTCCTGGTGAAAATCTTTGGTTGCCGCTCTTGGTAAACATGTTAACAGCTGGGTGGGATTTGCATTTCGGACCTCGTGAGGACTTCTAATGGTTCTCACAAGTAAaggaaatctcatataactaagaGTGTCCGACCCTTTCAGAATCACCGCAGATATTGCAAGACTAAAGCCTAGAGGAGTTGCTTACTTGGAGGCGGCTACATCCTTATGAAGCCTTGTAAAACTCCTCACCTTGATATCTGAAACGAGTTTGTCGGGAGAAAAATTAAATGTAAACTTATTTGTATCTGCGAAAAGGCAAGTCTGGAGTTCCTTTCTATTTCTAAAGGCCAACATCATTTATAAACTAAAACCATGTCACCTCTTTGCATATTAGCTTTGGCTCGTGTATATTTTCTTCACCTCTGCCTGAGCAGCCCAACACATTTAGTCGCTCTGCCTCGTTTCACCCCTGTGGCCAGACACAAGCAACATTTCATTGTAAAGGAATAAGTAGGACTCAACCAAACACTAAATGAGTTGACTATTGTTGTATGTACGACAGTAAAATACATCAATATGCCCACAAAAAAAAACATACAACAAGACAAGAATAACAAAGATCTTATATCTCTGGCATCTCCCACAAGCTACAAAAGACATGCAGTCACAAATACGTCAGTCACAACACATAACGAAGTGCCAGAGTCCAGCAAATAATGAAACAGACATGCATGTTCATAGAAGTTAAACACTAGATGAATGACAACTTGACAGCGTGATGCCTTCACGCAACCGCCCGTCAGTATAGCAGATAAATATCGGCTGTGAAGTATGTCTCTGTAAAGTAATATAAGACCATTTAGATCACCAAAGTCCAACATTTTTCTATGGGATTGACCCTTTATTATTATTCCATGAACAGAACAATACCACCTCTATTCGGTTGAACTGTCAAAATTAGCACTCATGTGTGCCTATTAATGAATCAGGTAATATAGGCCATCAGCGCTTCTGGGTACCAATGAGATCATTATTTTGAGAACAAACAATACCTACCTAAATATTGTCCCTCGTGTTGCACTGCCATCCGCTCTGCATGATTTGCTCCCGGAATGTTTCTATGAAACAAGAAGGGCCAGTTCAACCTTGAGTAAGCAATCTTATTAAACAGTGTTTCAAAATAAATCGAGATCATTAAATTAAAATCATAGTACTATACAAGTTGGCATGTATGTATCCTACAGAAGAACCTACTAAAAGAATTGTTGTTGCGAGCCGTCTTCCAAAAATAAGCATATGGTTGAATTTTTTTACGTAGGTGTAGCTCTGTCCGAGTCAGCGCGCGCCCACCAGGTTCGCTTCTGTGCACAAGGTCGTCTTCATTAATTAGGGCTACacactgcacaaacaaacaagctaGCTAGTCACACCCAAGGAGGCCATGGCACCGCGTGATCGCCGGCGACGGCTTCCTCCGCCTCAATGGGCCACACATACTCGGGCGCCATTACTACTGTGGCGATGGCATCAGGCCTATCTTCGTCCCACTCGCTGCGCTGGAGGGGAAGCCTCCAATCGACCCCACACGCGTCTCGCTCGACTTCTTACGCAACAGTTAAAGCCGGATCGATCCTGGTGCTCCATGATAGTCGGGATGGCCGCCTTGCCTTTTACCTCCCTTCCAGTGTTATCAAATGCATCCCCTTGACAAAGCAGGACATGCAGATCTGTGCCACTTGCCCACTTTGTCTGCATCCGCGAAGACCTATCAAGCAGTGCCCCGGCGTGTTCCTGCTCGATGGCGAACCGGCCTTGACATGTCAAACTTCAGGGTTCTATGGGTGCGTCTCATCCATGATAAGCAGCAAGACGGTAGCAAAACCGTCCAAGCACGTGTCTTCTCTGCAACAGACAAACATGACCGCTGGGTCTCACTGAGCACCAGGGTCATGGCTGACGACATCATTCCTATTGCGGCACTTGTTTACTTACGGGTGCCCTTCTTGTTCCTGGGGCCCGCGGGGGGCTCACTCTGATGGTCTGTCCAAGGAGGCAACAATGTCGTGCTCCACCTCAAAGAGAGCACCGGCAAGTTCTCCTACTTGAGGATGCCCGGACAAGCCGACATCAACAGCAACAGGAGGAACCTCCGGGTCATTGGCAACATGAGCCGTGTCCGGATCGTCGGGGAGAACCTCGAGATGCTCCGATATGCCGCCCATGGTGGCGGGGCATGCACGGTTGAGAGGGATGGCAACATCGGGTCCTGGCCCACGCGGGCCTGGAGACTGTATTTTTTCGATAGAGCACCTCAGGCTCAACTCCAAGGTCTTTTGTACTGTGTGGTAGTGAATGCGGTGCCGAGTACATCTGGTTGTTGAATGTCGACACCCAGAACATGATGCAGGAATGTGCACATGGGCTGAACAAGAGGGCGCTGGTCGGGCGTTCCCTTATTAGATCTCATGGCCGCCAACTCTCAGCGCGTGCTTGTGTTTGTGTGATGACACCGCGCAGAAGGAGGCCGACAGTAGGTGGTATACAAGTATTTATTTTGCTTTAGAATCCACCTTGGTTAAATTTACCAAATGAGTTTCAGGTCGACCGAAAAGTAGAGCATACATCCCTAGTTCCTTCTCACCCAATTATTTGTTACAACTTTGAGGTTCCATGTCTGAATTTTGTAGCTCGATACTTAATTATGAGTATATTGAGCTACAAAAAATCTTGTATGAGAAATATGTACTCTAGATGAAAATTTTATCTATGTAATTAAAGTTTCGGGGCTTGTTCTTTTAAAACTTGCCAACCCGGGTTTGGCTCAACATGGGTGCTTACATTTTTGGTAAATTATTTTTCTAGTGCTAGCCGTCTATGGCGACTCCTATGACCGGCAGGGCCAGCCAGGGTATTTCTCAgatataattttgcattttcatgttTTGTTTTTGTAATTTATAAAGCAGATGTGATATCTATTAACCTAAAGGTTTTTTGTTCTATGAGAAATATGGGTATATAAATTTTATCTGTGTATTTCAAGTTTCAGGTCGTATTTTCATAACCTGTCAACCCAGGTTCCACTCAACATAGGTGCTCACATTGTTGTGGACTTAGAGATGCTCCATGCGAGTGTAGCGGTCGCCCACTATAATGCCCAAGGGAGTTAAGATTCAGTGATGAAATTCGGAGTTTTAGACGACATGCTTGCTAAGAAAAAACAACACTATGGGATATATGCTTTtaataaaaaaaacaacaataataaGATGTTATATATAGGTAATCTCTCTGAGAAGACGGTACTGACAAGAATATTTAGTATTCCCTCTACTCCGAAATACATTACTTCCTGGAACGAGTGCTACCAGAATTTTTCAACTTCTATGTAAAAGGCTG encodes:
- the LOC119349411 gene encoding uncharacterized protein LOC119349411; amino-acid sequence: MHLVNPFTGQQIALPSVTTMQHVKPICDDSGAVHKYAYSRHTANQVICPPKIIAPAALREVFHQKALLFYDTPTGSYIVVLIHMPFGQLSFARVGDDKWTWLPPHTNYFDCTYKDGLLYAVTLMGEIHTFDLSEPDVTMNIIIGVDDDDFEIQGAYILEAPWGGLLLIWRLKVYSGNPDDISSLTLHTKGIKIHEVDVAAKKLVEIDCLHGHVLFLGHNQSLCLSTKECPALKENRVYFTDDNEYITEHKDNRRDIGLLRLGNNSWESLVFPQLWSNWPAPVWITPNLTMMKLSLNK